The Fusarium musae strain F31 chromosome 10, whole genome shotgun sequence genome window below encodes:
- a CDS encoding hypothetical protein (EggNog:ENOG41), whose product MRKLTPDDGSFHITAPAQSDADRLLQPGELDFDGSSGQEGLTAELLDMRVNPVDDLLDKLKVRYQMKNLTWTTNYGQTPTRSQAPRAQALRSHRETFGGRRFNVRGFAQTACKLNDCLFKRNGWEPQVTFPYPVSTTSSKASLIPYADWGIEFETEPGFSRLSYRRHLLRFSRAPQTSPR is encoded by the coding sequence atgAGAAAGCTCACGCCCGACGATGGAAGCTTTCATATTACTGCGCCAGCTCAGTCTGACGCCGACAGACTATTACAACCTGGCGAGCTCGACTTCGATGGTTCCTCTGGCCAAGAGGGCCTCACTGCTGAACTGCTGGATATGAGAGTCAATCCCGTGGATGATTTGTTAGATAAGCTCAAGGTCAGATACCAGATGAAGAACCTAACTTGGACGACGAATTATGGCCAAACTCCAACAAGAAGCCAGGCCCCGCGTGCGCAAGCCCTTCGATCTCACCGAGAGACATTCGGTGGCCGTAGGTTCAACGTTCGCGGTTTTGCACAAACAGCTTGCAAGCTTAACGATTGCCTTTTCAAGCGGAATGGCTGGGAGCCTCAGGTCACTTTTCCATATCCTGTTTCTACGACCTCTAGCAAAGCCTCGCTCATCCCCTATGCCGACTGGGGTATCGAGTTCGAAACCGAGCCAGGCTTCAGCCGGCTCTCTTATCGCAGACACTTGTTACGATTCAGTCGAGCTCCTCAGACGAGCCCTCGGTGA
- a CDS encoding hypothetical protein (EggNog:ENOG41), producing the protein MAVDANPPNNLEHDDEKSPTTNQDTQRPRRTPKVADYIRVFSYATKWDFFIYALASFASIGAGITMPLMNIIFGQLVNQFTDYFRDTSSFPTDKFQSILNRQALYIMALFLGRWGLNTINKYCFRMIGIRLSSAIRLHYLQSLFSQSIHVIDSMPAGAPATAITATSNTLQVGISERLGTFLEFNGTIWAAIIVAFVWSWDITLVTASLILYMMVILSISMPILVRGQTATGQADAQGTAIASEALQGIRLVTACGAQSRVMARYRVWVEKTIEEGQKMAPFMGLHLGMIFFGVFGTFGLAFWYGTRRYISGAIDNPGVIVIVLMSVMLILTSLERIATPLMAVSKAMVAACEFFTVIDAPIPSSGSLKPDITSCDIVFDEVTFEYPSRPGVRILDGLSFSIHSGQNTAIVGPSGSGKSTIVGLLERWYSLKEHHVLPQVVEPKPQKKADEEPEEQSEEEAPVVSPTLAGSVSIGGNSLEDLDLKWWRSHIGLVQQEPFLFNDTIFNNVAHGLIGSQWQDQPEEKKRQMVRDACQESYADEFINRLPDGYDTRVGDGGAKLSGGQKQRLAIARSIIKKPNIIILDEATSAIDAKSEKIVQAALDRATQNRTTITIAHRLSTIKKADNIIVLQSGKAVEQGTHADLMTKDHGVYASLVRAQALKVADDQEEKGTLVSDDESHAHHPDAKLADITMTSTQQEAPKKPRGLFKSFGKLLYERRQKWPNFLGILLSSMAVAAGTPIQAWLFAKALGVFLLQGSDLKSESQFWGFMWFALAGGVGLAYLCEGWIGLRVQYYVSGVYKSQYLNDMLYQKLSFFDQEDNSHGSLSSRVSSDAKQLEELLGINLALMLSATFNITGCVIISLVFGWKLGLISMSLALPLMIAGGCWKYKHEVHFDKMNAAVFQESSAFATEAIEAIRTVSSLTMEDSINSRYRDLLDEHVKAANRKAQWTSAIFGFADSVGLGCQALLFWYGGGLLISGEYSMEAFFVCFMAVIQGAEAGSQGFGLAPSAAQVTASANRILDVRQSVHPDRQTHGKHGEGIKDTDGGVKIELRDVSFKYPTRDVPVFDRLNLTIEKGQYAAFVGASGCGKTTVISLLERFYDLEPGNGAILCNGQDIKDTNVYDYRQILSLVSQEPAMFRGSIRDNILFGIDNPESVTDDRIHQVCRDAFIHDFIVSLPEGYNTDMGHKGVSMSGGQKQRIAIARALIRDPKILLLDEATSALDSESEKVVAAAIDTARGGRTVISVAHRLSTIQNADVIFVFDDGKVIEKGSHTELVNKQGIYWEMVQNQALDQ; encoded by the exons ATGGCCGTCGACGCAAACCCCCCTAACAACCTCGAGCACGATGACGAGAAGTCCCCCACCACGAACCAAGATACCCAAAGGCCCCGACGAACACCAAAAGTCGCCGACTATATACGAGTCTTTAGTTACGCTACAAAATGGGACTTCTTCATCTACGCCCTCGCCTCCTTCGCATCCATTGGCGCCGGAATCACCATGCCGCTCATGAACATCATCTTTGGCCAGCTCGTCAATCAGTTCACAGACTACTTCAGGGACACGTCTAGTTTCCCGACTGATAAGTTTCAATCTATCTTGAACCGACAAGCGCTTTACATcatggccttgttcttgggtCGTTGGGGCCTCAACACTATCAACAAATACTGCTTCCGAATGATTGGTATCCGACTATCGTCCGCTATTCGTCTTCATTACCTCCAGTCTCTCTTTTCGCAGTCCATTCACGTCATCGACTCCATGCCTGCCGGTGCACCTGCTACTGCCATCACCGCGACGTCTAATACCCTTCAAGTTGGCATCTCAGAGCGACTGGGCACGTTCTTGGAGTTCAACGGCACCATCTGGGCAGCTATCATTGTCGCCTTCGTGTGGAGTTGGGACATTACCTTGGTGACTGCATCTTTGATCCTTTACATGATGGTTATCCTGTCCATCTCCATGCCAATTCTTGTCAGGGGCCAAACCGCGACTGGACAGGCGGACGCTCAAGGAACCGCTATTGCGAGTGAAGCACTCCAAGGTATCCGTCTCGTCACTGCTTGTGGCGCTCAATCCCGCGTGATGGCTAGATACAGAGTCTGGGTCGAGAAAACTATCGAGGAAGGCCAGAAGATGGCGCCATTCATGGGTCTTCATCTCGGCATGATT TTCTTTGGAGTCTTCGGAACTTTCGGTCTCGCTTTCTGGTATGGAACGCGTCGATACATCTCTGGCGCCATTGACAATCCCGGAGTtatcgtcatcgtcctcatgTCCGTCATGTTGATCCTCACCTCTCTCGAACGTATCGCCACTCCTCTCATGGCTGTTAGCAAAGCCATGGTTGCTGCATGCGAGTTCTTCACTGTCATCGATGCTCCCATCCCCTCCTCCGGTTCCCTCAAGCCTGACATCACCTCTTGCGACATTGTCTTCGACGAAGTGACCTTCGAGTATCCCAGCCGTCCTGGAGTCCGTATTCTGGATGGACTCAGCTTCTCCATTCATTCTGGACAGAATACTGCGATAGTTGGTCCTTCAGGCTCAGGGAAGAGCACCATCGTTGGCTTGCTTGAGCGTTGGTACTCACTGAAGGAACACCACGTCTTGCCTCAAGTCGTTGAACCCAAACctcagaagaaggccgacGAGGAGCCTGAGGAGCAGTCTGAGGAGGAAGCTCCTGTAGTCAGCCCTACCTTGGCTGGTTCGGTCTCTATCGGCGGGAACAGCCTTGAAGACCTTGATCTCAAATGGTGGCGTTCACACATCGGTCTGGTGCAACAGGAACCCTTTCTCTTCAACGATAcaatcttcaacaacgtCGCGCATGGTCTTATTGGATCCCAATGGCAAGATCAGcctgaagagaagaagcgtcAGATGGTTAGAGACGCCTGTCAAGAATCCTATGCCGATGAGTTCATCAACCGCCTTCCTGAT GGCTACGACACGCGTGTCGGTGACGGCGGCGCAAAGCTGTCGGGCGGCCAGAAACAACGTCTAGCCATCGCTagaagcatcatcaagaagcccaacatcatcatcctcgacgAAGCCACCAGCGCCATTGATGCAAAGAGCGAGAAGATCGTTCAAGCTGCTCTCGATAGGGCCACGCAAAACCGCACAACCATCACTATCGCACATCGACTATCTACCATCAAGAAGGCCGACAACATCATCGTGTTGCAGAGCGGGAAAGCGGTTGAGCAAGGTACTCATGCGGATCTTATGACGAAAGACCACGGAGTGTATGCTTCTCTTGTCAGAGCGCAGGCTCTCAAGGTTGCTGATGACCAGGAAGAGAAGGGCACTCTCGTGTCGGATGACGAGTCACACGCACACCATCCCGATGCCAAGCTTGCTGATATCACTATGACTTCCACCCAACAAGAAGCACCCAAGAAACCTCGTGGTCTCTTCAAGAGTTTCGGAAAGCTACTGTACGAACGAAGACAGAAGTGGCCCAACTTCCTCGGTATCCTCCTCTCGTCCATGGCCGTCGCAGCTGGTACTCCCATCCAAGCTTGGCTCTTCGCGAAAGCCCTCGGtgtcttccttcttcaaggcagTGACTTGAAGAGTGAGAGCCAGTTTTGGGGCTTCATGTGGTTTGCCCTTGCTGGAGGCGTTGGTCTTGCGTATCTTTGCGAGGGCTGGATCGGGTTACGCGTTCAGTACTATGTCAGCGGAGTGTACAAGTCCCAGTACCTCAACGACATGCTGTATCAGAAACTCTCCTTCTTTGATCAGGAGGATAACTCTCATGGATCTCTCAGCTCTCGCGTTTCGAGTGACGCAAAACAGCTGGAGGAACTTCTCGGCATCAACCTCGCGCTCATGCTCTCCGCCACCTTCAACATCACTGGTTGTGTCATCATCTCACTCGTCTTCGGCTGGAAGCTCGGCTTGATCTCTATGTCTCTCGCTCTGCCGCTGATGATTGCTGGTGGATGCTGGAAGTACAAGCATGAGGTTCACTTCGACAAGATGAACGCGGCGGTCTTCCAAGAAAGCTCTGCATTCGCGACCGAAGCGATCGAGGCTATCAGAACAGTGTCTTCACTTACCATGGAGGACTCAATCAACAGTCGGTACCGCGATCTCTTGGATGAGCATGTGAAGGCGGCCAACCGAAAGGCCCAGTGGACATCAGCGATCTTTGGCTTCGCAGACAGTGTCGGCCTTGGATGTCAGGCTCTACTGTTCTGGTACGGCGGCGGTCTCCTCATTAGCGGAGAGTACTCAATGGAGGCGTTCTTTGTCTGCTTCATGGCTGTCATCCAGGGAGCTGAGGCCGGTAGTCAGGGATTTGGACTGGCACCAAGCGCTGCCCAAGTGACTGCTTCAGCAAACCGCATTCTCGACGTAAGGCAATCTGTGCATCCAGATCGGCAGACACATGGCAAGCATGGAGAGGGCATCAAGGATACTGACGGCGGAGTCAAGATCGAGTTGCGCGACGTCTCGTTCAAATACCCCACGAGAGACGTTCCCGTCTTTGATAGGCTGAACCTTACCATTGAGAAGGGCCAGTATGCCGCTTTTGTCGGAGCATCAGGTTGTGGCAAGACAACCGTTATCTCGCTTCTCGAACGCTTCTACGACTTGGAACCTGGCAATGGTGCAATCCTGTGCAATGGCCAGGACATCAAAGATACGAATGTCTATGATTACCGTCAAATTCTGTCTCTTGTATCTCAAGAACCCGCCATGTTTAGAGGCTCCATCCGCGACAACATTCTCTTCGGAATCGACAATCCAGAGTCTGTGACTGACGACAGGATCCACCAAGTCTGTCGCGATGCCTTCATCCACGACTTCATCGTCTCACTTCCCGAAGGCTACAACACTGACATGGGTCACAAAGGAGTATCCATGTCGGGAGGCCAAAAGCAACGAATTGCGATCGCGCGCGCCTTGATTCGAGACCCGAAGATTCTTCTTCTAGATGAAGCGACTTCAGCTCTTGACTCGGAGTCTGAGAAGGTTGTTGCGGCTGCGATTGACACAGCTCGCGGCGGACGAACTGTAATCTCTGTGGCTCACCGACTCTCGACGATTCAGAATGCAGATGTCATCTTTGtgtttgatgatggaaaggtcATTGAGAAGGGTTCGCATACCGAACTCGTCAACAAACAGGGCATCTACTGGGAAATGGTGCAGAACCAAGCTTTGGACCAATAG